One Spinacia oleracea cultivar Varoflay chromosome 4, BTI_SOV_V1, whole genome shotgun sequence DNA segment encodes these proteins:
- the LOC110790363 gene encoding probable LRR receptor-like serine/threonine-protein kinase At3g47570 isoform X2, translating to MLCSFFYLLICANILFHCLQFSSARNNETDRIALLQIKAKLAADDPLGVMNSWNDTLHFCSWYGVTCGHKHQRVTVLDLQSSKLTGILSPYLGNLSFLRVLHLQNNSIRGTIPPEIGYLHRLQTLWLFNNSIGGEIPSNISSCYSLIDLSLYYNRLVGRIPTRLGSLSRLRYLYLTGNNLTGDIPSSLGNLSSLYRLSIAYNNLGGTGTVSDSLGKLKKLGILHLFMNKFSGRFPPSIFNLSLLSELDISHNYFQGNLPVDLGNTLPRLQWFSVGNNRFTGHIPASVSNSSNLQLLDLSLNSFHGQIPSLHKLVRLTNLVLFNNSFGSGQAKDLNFVSTLANATNLQWFEIAINNFGGVFPKIICNFSSLIILALSKNNLAGEIPTCIENIAKLQYLETNDNAFTGVIPQGIGKLQNLLFLNMENNQLSGVIPPSIGNLTNLSKFSLFNNSLEGEIPSTLGNCRSLIGLYLSSNKLTGKIPSQLFELTALSIVLNLSGNHLTGSLPKEVGQLYNLDSLDVSRNMLSGPIPSSLGKCVSLEFLYMEGNNFLGNIPTELQTLKGLVELDFSHNYLTGVIPKFLESLQLQSLNLSYNNFEGEVPKRGVFNNTKGISVIGNRRLCGGIPELELPHCNFSRNTQGRRSKMRRKYIVEILSGVFGVALFVVVSVIFYIFRWRRKVRKTVTPTDSEKFPNLSYQTLLKATNGFSSENLIGSGTSGVVYKGILDEGGKTVAIKRFNLESYHGALKSFLAECEVLRSIRHRNLVKVITICSSVDYQGKDFKALVYEYMENGSLEDWLHSSDSIDRNLNVCQRLDIAIDVAFALDYLHHHCGDSIVHCDLKPSNILLDDKMVAHVGDFGLAKFLLKGISGDSNSNQSSSVGVRGTIGYAPPEYGVGNEVSTSGDVYSFGILVLEMITGKRPTNDVFKGGLSLHGFVKEALPENVMEILDHVLLEDINSEETDSNLMLEALNSILGVALSCSTEVPRERLDMSDVAAKLSSIRNKLLGSRLQQRRRIQAGTRG from the exons ATGTTGTGTTCTTTTTTTTACTTGCTCATTTGTGCTAATATACTGTTTCATTGTCTCCAATTCTCCAGTGCTCGAAATAATGAGACAGACCGCATAGCACTGCTACAAATCAAAGCAAAATTAGCAGCAGATGACCCTCTTGGTGTTATGAACTCATGGAATGACACCCTCCATTTTTGTTCGTGGTACGGGGTAACCTGTGGTCATAAGCACCAGAGAGTTACAGTATTAGACCTACAATCCTCCAAACTCACAGGTATCCTCTCTCCCTACCTTGGAAATTTAAGCTTTCTGAGAGTGCTTCATCTCCAAAATAACAGTATTAGAGGCACAATCCCCCCTGAAATTGGTTATTTACACAGGTTACAAACTCTATGGCTCTTTAATAATTCCATTGGAGGGGAAATTCCATCTAATATATCAAGTTGTTATAGCCTTATTGATCTAAGCCTTTACTATAATAGGTTGGTTGGAAGAATCCCGACCAGGCTTGGTTCCCTGTCACGTTTGCGATATCTTTACTTAACAGGGAACAACTTGACAGGGGACATTCCTTCATCTCTGGGGAACTTATCATCCCTCTATAGGCTCTCCATAGCTTATAACAACTTGGGTGGAACCGGAACAGTCTCTGATAGTCTAGGAAAACTAAAGAAACTAGGCATTCTGCATTTATTCATGAATAAGTTTTCTGGAAGATTCCCACCTTCAATCTTTAACCTCTCTTTATTGTCAGAATTAGATATATCCCATAATTACTTTCAAGGAAACCTTCCTGTAGATTTAGGTAACACTCTTCCGCGTCTTCAGTGGTTCTCTGTAGGAAATAATCGGTTCACTGGACATATTCCAGCTTCGGTATCCAATTCCTCAAATCTTCAACTTCTTGATTTGTCATTAAACAGTTTTCATGGACAAATTCCTTCTCTGCACAAGTTAGTAAGGCTTACTAATCTTGTTCTTTTCAATAACTCCTTTGGGAGTGGCCAAGCCAAAGATTTGAACTTTGTTTCCACCTTGGCTAATGCCACCAATTTGCAATGGTTTGAGATAGCTATAAATAACTTTGGAGGAGTTTTTCCTAAAATCATCTGCAATTTCTCATCGCTTATTATTTTGGCTTTATCCAAGAACAACTTAGCTGGAGAAATTCCTACCTGCATCGAAAACATAGCCAAATTGCAATATCTTGAGACTAATGACAATGCTTTTACTGGGGTTATTCCTCAAGGAATAGGGAAGCTTCAAAATCTTCTTTTCCTAAACATGGAGAATAACCAATTATCTGGAGTCATTCCACCCTCGATTGGAAATTTAACAAACTTGTCTAAATTTTCCCTGTTTAATAACAGTCTCGAAGGTGAAATACCTTCAACTCTTGGGAATTGTAGATCACTAATAGGGTTATATCTTTCAAGTAACAAACTTACCGGGAAAATACCATCACAACTGTTTGAACTCACTGCCTTGTCCATTGTACTCAATCTATCTGGGAACCACTTAACTGGATCCCTCCCTAAAGAAGTTGGTCAACTGTATAATCTTGACTCCCTCGATGTTTCTAGAAACATGCTATCAGGTCCGATACCAAGCTCTCTTGGTAAATGTGTGTCGTTAGAGTTCTTATACATGGAGGGAAACAACTTCCTAGGCAACATCCCTACTGAATTGCAGACATTAAAGGGCCTCGTCGAGTTAGATTTTTCACACAATTATTTAACTGGTGTAATCCCAAAATTCTTAGAGAGCCTTCAGTTGCAAAGCCTGAATTTATCATACAATAACTTTGAAGGTGAAGTTCCCAAAAGAGGAGTCTTCAACAATACAAAGGGTATATCGGTAATTGGAAATAGAAGACTCTGCGGAGGCATACCTGAGTTAGAGTTGCCCCATTGCAATTTTAGCCGCAATACTCAGGGAAGAAGATCGAAGATGAGAAGGAAGTATATAGTGGAAATACTTTCTGGAGTTTTTGGAGTTGCTTTGTTTGTGGTGGTGAGTGTAATATTCTATATATTCAGGTGGAGAAGGAAGGTTAGGAAGACTGTAACTCCTACTGATTCAGAAAAGTTTCCAAATTTATCTTACCAAACACTACTTAAAGCCACAAATGGGTTTTCCTCTGAAAATTTGATTGGTAGTGGAACATCTGGAGTTGTATACAAAGGAATCCTAGACGAGGGTGGAAAAACTGTTGCCATTAAAAGGTTTAACCTAGAGTCGTATCATGGTGCTTTAAAGAGTTTCTTGGCTGAATGTGAGGTTCTACGAAGCATCAGGCATCGAAATCTTGTCAAGGTGATTACAATTTGTTCAAGTGTTGATTATCAAGGCAAAGATTTCAAGGCTTTGGTTTATGAGTATATGGAAAATGGGagtttggaagattggttgcATTCAAGTGATTCAATCGATAGGAACTTGAATGTTTGCCAAAGACTTGATATTGCAATTGATGTTGCATTTGCCTTGGATTATCTTCACCATCATTGTGGTGATTCCATTGTTCATTGCGATCTCAAGCCAAGCAATATTCTCCTTGATGATAAAATGGTTGCACATGTTGGTGACTTTGGCCTAGCCAAGTTCCTCTTGAAAGGCATCAGTGGTGACTCTAACTCCAATCAGTCTAGCTCTGTTGGAGTGAGAGGTACAATCGGTTACGCTCCACCAG AGTATGGTGTGGGGAATGAGGTGTCTACAAGCGGCGATGTGTATAGTTTTGGGATCCTAGTACTGGAAATGATAACAGGAAAGAGGCCTACTAATGACGTGTTCAAGGGTGGGCTAAGCTTACATGGCTTCGTCAAAGAAGCTTTGCCTGAAAATGTAATGGAGATTCTAGATCATGTCCTTCTTGAAGACATAAACAGTGAGGAGACGGATAGCAACTTAATGTTGGAGGCACTGAATTCTATACTTGGGGTAGCACTCTCCTGCTCAACTGAGGTTCCAAGAGAAAGGTTGGACATGAGTGATGTTGCTGCAAAGCTATCATCAATCAGAAACAAGCTCCTTGGATCTCGTTTACAACAAAGGAGGAGAATCCAAGCAG GAACACGAGGGTGA
- the LOC110790363 gene encoding probable LRR receptor-like serine/threonine-protein kinase At3g47570 isoform X1 has protein sequence MLCSFFYLLICANILFHCLQFSSARNNETDRIALLQIKAKLAADDPLGVMNSWNDTLHFCSWYGVTCGHKHQRVTVLDLQSSKLTGILSPYLGNLSFLRVLHLQNNSIRGTIPPEIGYLHRLQTLWLFNNSIGGEIPSNISSCYSLIDLSLYYNRLVGRIPTRLGSLSRLRYLYLTGNNLTGDIPSSLGNLSSLYRLSIAYNNLGGTGTVSDSLGKLKKLGILHLFMNKFSGRFPPSIFNLSLLSELDISHNYFQGNLPVDLGNTLPRLQWFSVGNNRFTGHIPASVSNSSNLQLLDLSLNSFHGQIPSLHKLVRLTNLVLFNNSFGSGQAKDLNFVSTLANATNLQWFEIAINNFGGVFPKIICNFSSLIILALSKNNLAGEIPTCIENIAKLQYLETNDNAFTGVIPQGIGKLQNLLFLNMENNQLSGVIPPSIGNLTNLSKFSLFNNSLEGEIPSTLGNCRSLIGLYLSSNKLTGKIPSQLFELTALSIVLNLSGNHLTGSLPKEVGQLYNLDSLDVSRNMLSGPIPSSLGKCVSLEFLYMEGNNFLGNIPTELQTLKGLVELDFSHNYLTGVIPKFLESLQLQSLNLSYNNFEGEVPKRGVFNNTKGISVIGNRRLCGGIPELELPHCNFSRNTQGRRSKMRRKYIVEILSGVFGVALFVVVSVIFYIFRWRRKVRKTVTPTDSEKFPNLSYQTLLKATNGFSSENLIGSGTSGVVYKGILDEGGKTVAIKRFNLESYHGALKSFLAECEVLRSIRHRNLVKVITICSSVDYQGKDFKALVYEYMENGSLEDWLHSSDSIDRNLNVCQRLDIAIDVAFALDYLHHHCGDSIVHCDLKPSNILLDDKMVAHVGDFGLAKFLLKGISGDSNSNQSSSVGVRGTIGYAPPEYGVGNEVSTSGDVYSFGILVLEMITGKRPTNDVFKGGLSLHGFVKEALPENVMEILDHVLLEDINSEETDSNLMLEALNSILGVALSCSTEVPRERLDMSDVAAKLSSIRNKLLGSRLQQRRRIQAGNVYLIKD, from the exons ATGTTGTGTTCTTTTTTTTACTTGCTCATTTGTGCTAATATACTGTTTCATTGTCTCCAATTCTCCAGTGCTCGAAATAATGAGACAGACCGCATAGCACTGCTACAAATCAAAGCAAAATTAGCAGCAGATGACCCTCTTGGTGTTATGAACTCATGGAATGACACCCTCCATTTTTGTTCGTGGTACGGGGTAACCTGTGGTCATAAGCACCAGAGAGTTACAGTATTAGACCTACAATCCTCCAAACTCACAGGTATCCTCTCTCCCTACCTTGGAAATTTAAGCTTTCTGAGAGTGCTTCATCTCCAAAATAACAGTATTAGAGGCACAATCCCCCCTGAAATTGGTTATTTACACAGGTTACAAACTCTATGGCTCTTTAATAATTCCATTGGAGGGGAAATTCCATCTAATATATCAAGTTGTTATAGCCTTATTGATCTAAGCCTTTACTATAATAGGTTGGTTGGAAGAATCCCGACCAGGCTTGGTTCCCTGTCACGTTTGCGATATCTTTACTTAACAGGGAACAACTTGACAGGGGACATTCCTTCATCTCTGGGGAACTTATCATCCCTCTATAGGCTCTCCATAGCTTATAACAACTTGGGTGGAACCGGAACAGTCTCTGATAGTCTAGGAAAACTAAAGAAACTAGGCATTCTGCATTTATTCATGAATAAGTTTTCTGGAAGATTCCCACCTTCAATCTTTAACCTCTCTTTATTGTCAGAATTAGATATATCCCATAATTACTTTCAAGGAAACCTTCCTGTAGATTTAGGTAACACTCTTCCGCGTCTTCAGTGGTTCTCTGTAGGAAATAATCGGTTCACTGGACATATTCCAGCTTCGGTATCCAATTCCTCAAATCTTCAACTTCTTGATTTGTCATTAAACAGTTTTCATGGACAAATTCCTTCTCTGCACAAGTTAGTAAGGCTTACTAATCTTGTTCTTTTCAATAACTCCTTTGGGAGTGGCCAAGCCAAAGATTTGAACTTTGTTTCCACCTTGGCTAATGCCACCAATTTGCAATGGTTTGAGATAGCTATAAATAACTTTGGAGGAGTTTTTCCTAAAATCATCTGCAATTTCTCATCGCTTATTATTTTGGCTTTATCCAAGAACAACTTAGCTGGAGAAATTCCTACCTGCATCGAAAACATAGCCAAATTGCAATATCTTGAGACTAATGACAATGCTTTTACTGGGGTTATTCCTCAAGGAATAGGGAAGCTTCAAAATCTTCTTTTCCTAAACATGGAGAATAACCAATTATCTGGAGTCATTCCACCCTCGATTGGAAATTTAACAAACTTGTCTAAATTTTCCCTGTTTAATAACAGTCTCGAAGGTGAAATACCTTCAACTCTTGGGAATTGTAGATCACTAATAGGGTTATATCTTTCAAGTAACAAACTTACCGGGAAAATACCATCACAACTGTTTGAACTCACTGCCTTGTCCATTGTACTCAATCTATCTGGGAACCACTTAACTGGATCCCTCCCTAAAGAAGTTGGTCAACTGTATAATCTTGACTCCCTCGATGTTTCTAGAAACATGCTATCAGGTCCGATACCAAGCTCTCTTGGTAAATGTGTGTCGTTAGAGTTCTTATACATGGAGGGAAACAACTTCCTAGGCAACATCCCTACTGAATTGCAGACATTAAAGGGCCTCGTCGAGTTAGATTTTTCACACAATTATTTAACTGGTGTAATCCCAAAATTCTTAGAGAGCCTTCAGTTGCAAAGCCTGAATTTATCATACAATAACTTTGAAGGTGAAGTTCCCAAAAGAGGAGTCTTCAACAATACAAAGGGTATATCGGTAATTGGAAATAGAAGACTCTGCGGAGGCATACCTGAGTTAGAGTTGCCCCATTGCAATTTTAGCCGCAATACTCAGGGAAGAAGATCGAAGATGAGAAGGAAGTATATAGTGGAAATACTTTCTGGAGTTTTTGGAGTTGCTTTGTTTGTGGTGGTGAGTGTAATATTCTATATATTCAGGTGGAGAAGGAAGGTTAGGAAGACTGTAACTCCTACTGATTCAGAAAAGTTTCCAAATTTATCTTACCAAACACTACTTAAAGCCACAAATGGGTTTTCCTCTGAAAATTTGATTGGTAGTGGAACATCTGGAGTTGTATACAAAGGAATCCTAGACGAGGGTGGAAAAACTGTTGCCATTAAAAGGTTTAACCTAGAGTCGTATCATGGTGCTTTAAAGAGTTTCTTGGCTGAATGTGAGGTTCTACGAAGCATCAGGCATCGAAATCTTGTCAAGGTGATTACAATTTGTTCAAGTGTTGATTATCAAGGCAAAGATTTCAAGGCTTTGGTTTATGAGTATATGGAAAATGGGagtttggaagattggttgcATTCAAGTGATTCAATCGATAGGAACTTGAATGTTTGCCAAAGACTTGATATTGCAATTGATGTTGCATTTGCCTTGGATTATCTTCACCATCATTGTGGTGATTCCATTGTTCATTGCGATCTCAAGCCAAGCAATATTCTCCTTGATGATAAAATGGTTGCACATGTTGGTGACTTTGGCCTAGCCAAGTTCCTCTTGAAAGGCATCAGTGGTGACTCTAACTCCAATCAGTCTAGCTCTGTTGGAGTGAGAGGTACAATCGGTTACGCTCCACCAG AGTATGGTGTGGGGAATGAGGTGTCTACAAGCGGCGATGTGTATAGTTTTGGGATCCTAGTACTGGAAATGATAACAGGAAAGAGGCCTACTAATGACGTGTTCAAGGGTGGGCTAAGCTTACATGGCTTCGTCAAAGAAGCTTTGCCTGAAAATGTAATGGAGATTCTAGATCATGTCCTTCTTGAAGACATAAACAGTGAGGAGACGGATAGCAACTTAATGTTGGAGGCACTGAATTCTATACTTGGGGTAGCACTCTCCTGCTCAACTGAGGTTCCAAGAGAAAGGTTGGACATGAGTGATGTTGCTGCAAAGCTATCATCAATCAGAAACAAGCTCCTTGGATCTCGTTTACAACAAAGGAGGAGAATCCAAGCAGGTAACGTTTATCTCATCAAAGACTAA
- the LOC110790368 gene encoding uncharacterized protein has protein sequence MESETKQKNNQEDTVAPSSVLTYLDPHYWNDRFAKEEHYEWLKDYSHFRHLILEHIQPNSSVLELGCGNSQLSDEMYKNGIKDITCTDLSPIAVEKVQKRLLFKEFKEIKAMVADMLDLRFADDSFDVVIEKGTMDVLFVDSGDPWNPKPETVSNVMAMLQGIHRVLKPDGIYISISFGQPHFRRPLFEAPNFTWSMKWSTFGDGFHYFFYTLKKGTRTLNSPQPSEKITFPSICLYQDELEGEDYLFRTNIDDIDDN, from the exons ATGGAGTCTGAGACAAAGCAGAAGAACAATCAAGAAGATACAGTTGCACCCTCTTCAGTTTTGACTTATCTTGATCCTCATTACTG GAACGATAGATTTGCTAAGGAAGAACATTATGAATGGCTCAAAGACTATTCCCATTTTCGGCACCTCATTTTGGAGCACATTCAGCCTAATTCCTCG GTTTTGGAATTGGGTTGTGGAAATTCCCAATTAAGTGATGAAATGTATAAGAATGGGATTAAGGATATCACTTGCACTGATTTATCCCCAATTGCTGTTGAGAAAGTGCAGAAGAGGTTATTGTTCAAGGAATTCAAAG AAATTAAAGCCATGGTTGCTGACATGCTAGACTTGCGTTTCGCGGATGATTCTTTTGATGTGGTTATTGAGAAAGGAACAATG GATGTATTGTTCGTGGACAGTGGTGATCCGTGGAACCCAAAACCTGAAACCGTAAGCAATGTAATGGCAATGCTTCAAGGCATCCATCGGGTTTTGAAGCCAGATGGTATCTACATATCAATTTCTTTTGGGCAG CCACACTTCAGGCGTCCGTTATTTGAAGCTCCTAATTTTACATGGTCTATGAAATGGAGTACCTTTGGTGATGGATTCCATTATTTCTTCTACACTCTAAAGAAG GGGACAAGAACATTGAACAGTCCTCAACCGAGTGAAAAGATAACCTTTCCATCAATCTGTTTGTATCAAGATGAATTGGAAGGTGAAGACTACTTATTCAGGACCAATATTGATGACATTGATGACAATTGA